From Myxocyprinus asiaticus isolate MX2 ecotype Aquarium Trade chromosome 49, UBuf_Myxa_2, whole genome shotgun sequence, a single genomic window includes:
- the LOC127438369 gene encoding brain-specific angiogenesis inhibitor 1-associated protein 2-like protein 2, translating to MHVTCSYMLYVALSVCFSSRSRMSGANSDLLHRSTLSVYNNLMDKFNPGLQKLVTLGNSYIKAFQALALTSEAYFSFLAKMGEQALNTLSSRPLGDVLIEISEMQRKLTAEVEGVFRWFHVEVLQAMDKNVKLDEEYIEGSRRVYELEVRNQAGALERQLRRGAFRDSLEGSEYMQYLRQSQHEILKEEERRYRFLAEKHCGLTQSLLYLISKTGVSLQQRADGWKERVSESRSSRPRTPTSSDQEAQLRSSLGTLLQTGGREMDREPLGRVPSRAPSPLPSRSRSSSVGESLGLGGGRSMMAIVSHPTSSNPVLLPFSRGDMVTVLTPEPRNGWLYGRHDSSLRQGWFPAAYVASTEDFLPLGSSGASHRSHSMNNLLEPTSQSESSDTLSYNHITSSTIPVRRASADLRPVSPLPDKKAESSNENKTNQKTYNEIPPPDAPLRRGSADIRPISPLPDRRAESHFDSKVEHKTYNELPPPAPPLPNSPLPERKVETSSERSTVHGLPPEHPLFPRGSNPFATVKLRPTVTNDKSAPRIH from the exons ATGCATGTTACATGCTCATACATGCTTTATGTAGCTTTAAGTGTGTGTTTTTCATCAAGAAGCAGGATGTCTGGTGCTAACAGTGACCTTCTACATAGATCAACCCTGAGTGTTTATAAT AACCTCATGGATAAGTTTAATCCCGGTTTGCAAAAGCTGGTTACTTTAGGAAACAGCTACATCAAGGCTTTTCAAG CCTTGGCACTGACGAGTGAGGCCTACTTCAGTTTTCTTGCTAAAATGGGTGAGCAAGCTCTCAACACATTGTCGTCCAGACCACTTG GTGACGTGCTGATTGAGATATCAGAGATGCAGCGGAAACTGACAGCTGAGGTGGAAGGCGTG TTTCGCTGGTTCCATGTGGAGGTTCTGCAGGCCATGGACAAGAACGTGAAGCTAGATGAGGAGTACATTGAA ggcagCCGTAGAGTATATGAATTGGAGGTGAGGAATCAGGCTGGAGCACTGGAGAGACAGTTGAGACGTGGAGCTTTCAGAGACTCATTG gaggGCAGTGAGTACATGCAGTACCTGAGGCAGAGCCAGCATGAAATTCTCAAAGAGGAAGAAAGGAGGTATCGTTTCCTGGCCGAGAAACATTGCGGACTTACGCAGTCGCTACTGTACCTTATCAGCAAG ACTGGGGTATCTCTGCAGCAGAGAGCAGATGGATGGAAAGAAAGAGTCAGTGAGAGTAGAAGTTCGAGACCTCGAACGCCCACTTCATCAGATCAAGAGGCTCAG TTAAGGAGTTCTCTGGGCACTCTGCTGCAGACTGGAGGACGAGAAATGGACCGAGAGCCACTGGGCAGAGTGCCCTCTAGAG CCCCATCTCCTCTCCCCAGTCGTTCTCGCTCTAGTTCTGTTGGTGAGTCTTTGGGTCTTGGTGGCGGCCGCTCTATGATGGCCATTGTATCCCACCCCACTTCATCCAATCCAGTCCTGCTGCCGTTTTCCCGTGGTGACATGGTGACTGTACTGACACCAGAACCCCGGAATGGCTGGCTGTATGGACGCCATGACTCAAGCCTTCG TCAAGGCTGGTTTCCTGCAGCTTATGTGGCTTCCACTGAAGATTTTCTACCCTTAGGCTCCAG TGGGGCGTCGCACCGAAGCCACAGCATGAATAACCTCCTTGAAccaaccagccaatcagaatcttCAGACACCTTGAGCTATAACCACATAACATCCTCAACAATACCTGTCCGTCGAGCTTCAGCAGATCTTCGCCCAGTTTCTCCCCTCCCTGACAAGAAGGCAGAGTCTTCCAATGAGAACAAGACCAATCAGAAAACATACAATGAAATCCCACCCCCAGATGCACCGCTCCGCCGAGGATCAGCTGATATTCGGCCAATATCTCCTCTGCCTGACAGGAGGGCGGAGTCTCATTTTGATAGCAAAGTGGAGCACAAAACTTACAATGAACTCCCACCTCCAGCTCCACCCCTTCCAAACTCTCCTCTACCTGAACGAAAGGTGGAAACAAGTTCAGAG AGGTCAACTGTTCATGGACTACCACCAGAGCACCCTCTTTTTCCCAG AGGCTCAAATCCTTTTGCCACCGTGAAGCTCCGCCCCACAGTTACCAACGACAAATCAGCACCACGGATTCACTGA